One genomic region from Anopheles bellator chromosome 2, idAnoBellAS_SP24_06.2, whole genome shotgun sequence encodes:
- the LOC131208131 gene encoding ets DNA-binding protein pokkuri-like, whose protein sequence is MKLLPIPLSPLNAPPPLGLWNSELLWRYPPAPPSPLADLKTQLPPQLNTDPRIWGRDEVVVFLRFCEREFDLPKFDLDLFQMNGKALCVLTKNDLAERSPGAGDVLHNVLQMLIRDAQTLHRHLPSSPVTPTGRYPLSPHSHPPTPNWSALAPPDSPFFHSSHLQQFMAASNSVTLSPAPSIDSQAGSPPSQGHGEATVFQKSSSSSVSSTASSSGGGRSNVFKTVRKVCRICNNPDDDDLISVQLVQEQVSIAEKIEAITGIEVTSDRRLPQNICLDCFERLRLAFELRQQCIETDARLRALLEATR, encoded by the exons ATGAAGCTGCTACCGATCCCACTGTCGCCGCTGAatgcgccgccaccgctcggGCTGTGGAACTCGGAGCTCCTGTGGCGCTACCCGCCCGCTCCGCCGAGCCCGCTGGCCGACCTGAAGACgcagctgccgccgcagcTCAACACGGACCCGCGCATCTGGGGCCGGGACGAGGTGGTCGTGTTTCTGCGGTTCTGCGAGCGCGAGTTCGACCTGCCCAAGTTCGACCTGGACCTGTTCCAGATGAACGGCAAGGCGCTGTGCGTGCTGACCAAGAACGATCTCGCCGAGCGCAGCCCGGGCGCGGGCGACGTGCTCCACAACGTGCTGCAGATGCTGATCCGCGACGCGCAAACCCTGCACCGGCACCTCCCGAGCAGCCCGGTCACGCCGACCGGCCGCTACCCGCTGTCGCCCCACAGCCACCCGCCGACCCCGAACTGGAGTGCCCTGGCCCCGCCCGACAGCCCGTTCTTCCACAGCTCGCACCTGCAGCAGTTCATGGCCGCGTCCAACTCGGTCACCCTCAGCCCGGCCCCCTCGATCGACTCGCAGGCCGGAAGCCCCCCGTCGCAGGGCCACGGCGAGGCGACCGTCTTCCAGAagtcctcctcgtcgtccgtcTCGTCGACGGCCTCGTCaagcggcggtggca GAAGCAATGTGTTTAAGACTGTCCGTAAAGTCTGTCGAATATGCAACAatccggacgacgacgatctcATCTCGGTGCAGCTGGTTCAGGAACAGGTATCGATCGCTGAAAAGATTGAGGCGATCACGGGCATCGAGGTGACCAGTGATCGCCGTTTGCCACAAAACATTTGCTTGGATTGCTTCGAGCGGCTACGGCTGGCGTTTGAGCTGCGCCAACAGTGCATTGAAACGGACGCCCGGTTACGCGCATTACTCGAAGCAACACGGTAA
- the LOC131208132 gene encoding zinc finger protein ZFP2-like, giving the protein MEDGGDRIDEGSVADALDEVYSIVFMPDDESSEPEEYVEVDGKEADDEYEDRELDDEEETNSVANRKTVPKQGSHWEHTKSLLRKEMYKIQEKYLRIVAKQDGYMIVELKQHRCCCCAQFFETTHQLEQHLKNKRQRKTTRQQKKDSSSTPYTCEYCGKQFKFPVVYHCHLRMRQQRQFYFCTLCKTVMESEKRMLSHMVHTQKHAAYFNLPYEDIDDRYYSVQMPGVRCCGCGKQFKDEEELTDHIRASHPPEASDRKRTHPYGCDVCGRRFIRQSQLVNHTAMGTVDTPTGARMRPVLQHYCKLCSFETPNARRMELHQRSAIHSQVLSSMRLCPLENSAIKLDPVRYCCFEQCKKSFTDLIELCAHVRGFHSEALAKNKRIAREQDEESGAGTVACDVCGLRLKHLTALKRHQSLRGAQVCVCSVCGIKKRSRAVLLVHERTHTGERPYSCDECDKSFSSITSLRSHQKCHKPRELECDVCLERFARLENLKRHVQLKHGEATHQCQSCPKKFKTRDTLAMHLRTHTGEKPYKCRTEGCEKWYVNVSDRRRHEMSNHTMERPHKCSYCDAAFIRKRQLAIHERRHTGERPFVCSDCGKGFLDAVILRKHIRTVCPNAASDGTVAPG; this is encoded by the coding sequence ATGGAAGATGGTGGGGACAGGATAGACGAGGGCAGTGTGGCCGACGCGTTGGATGAAGTGTATTCCATCGTGTTCATGCCGGACGATGAATCGTCCGAACCTGAAGAATACGTCGAGGTAGACGGTAAGGAAGCAGATGACGAATACGAGGATCGCGAactcgacgacgaggaggaaacAAATAGCGTCGCTAATCGCAAGACTGTGCCAAAACAAGGGTCACACTGGGAGCATACCAAATCGCTGCTGCGCAAAGAAATGTACAAAATACAGGAAAAGTACCTGCGGATCGTAGCGAAGCAGGATGGCTATATGATCGTAGAGTTAAAGCAgcaccgttgctgctgctgtgcccaGTTTTTCGAAACTACCCACCAACTCGAGCAACATCTCAAGAACAAACGCCAGCGGAAAACGACGCGACAGCAGAAAAAGGATTCGTCGTCCACTCCGTACACCTGCGAGTACTGTGGGAAACAGTTCAAGTTCCCGGTGGTTTACCATTGCCACCTGCGCAtgcggcagcaacggcagttCTACTTCTGCACGCTCTGCAAAACCGTGATGGAGAGTGAAAAGCGCATGCTCTCGCATATGGTGCACACGCAGAAACACGCTGCGTACTTTAACCTACCGTATGAGGATATTGATGATCGCTACTACTCCGTCCAAATGCCCGGTGTGCGGTGCTGCGGTTGCGGGAAGCAGTTCAAGGACGAGGAAGAGCTCACTGACCACATCCGTGCGTCGCACCCGCCGGAAGCGAGCGATCGAAAACGCACGCATCCCTACGGATGCGATGTATGTGGCCGTCGTTTCATTCGCCAATCGCAGCTCGTTAATCATACGGCCATGGGAACGGTAGACACACCGACGGGCGCTAGGATGCGCCCTGTCTTGCAGCACTACTGCAAGTTGTGCTCGTTCGAAACCCCAAACGCGCGTCGAATGGAGCTTCACCAGCGCAGTGCGATCCACAGTCAGGTCCTCTCGTCGATGCGTCTCTGTCCGCTTGAAAACAGCGCCATAAAGCTCGACCCGGTGCGCTACTGTTGCTTCGAGCAGTGCAAGAAGTCCTTCACGGATCTCATCGAGCTGTGTGCGCACGTTCGCGGGTTCCACTCGGAGgcgttggccaaaaacaaacgcatcGCACGCGAGCAGGATGAAGAGAGCGGCGCGGGTACGGTCGCGTGTGATGTTTGCGGTCTGCGGCTGAAACATCTGACCGCGCTCAAAAGACACCAATCGTTGCGTGGCGCGCAGGTTTGTGTCTGCTCGGTCTGTGGCATCAAAAAGCGGTCCCGcgccgtgctgctggtgcacgAGCGGACACACACCGGGGAACGACCGTATTCCTGCGATGAATGCGACAAATCCTTCTCCTCGATCACGTCGCTGCGCTCACACCAAAAGTGTCACAAGCCACGCGAGCTGGAGTGCGACGTGTGCCTGGAACGGTTTGCGCGGCTGGAAAATCTGAAACGCCACGTACAGCTGAAGCACGGCGAAGCGACGCACCAGTGCCAGTCGTGCCCGAAGAAATTTAAAACGCGCGACACTCTCGCCATGCATCTGCGAACGCACACCGGCGAGAAGCCGTACAAATGCCGGACGGAGGGCTGCGAAAAGTGGTACGTCAACGTgtccgaccgacggcggcacgAGATGTCGAACCACACGATGGAGCGGCCGCACAAATGTAGCTACTGCGACGCTGCGTTCATCCGGAAGCGCCAGTTGGCCATTCACGAGCGGCGCCACACGGGAGAACGGCCGTTCGTATGTTCCGACTGTGGCAAGGGCTTTTTGGACGCGGTGATCCTGCGCAAGCACATCAGAACTGTCTGCCCGAACGCCGCGAGCGATGGAACTGTTGCGCCAGGATAA
- the LOC131208133 gene encoding zinc finger protein 300-like, translated as MSQNCCRICLGTNPRPESFQSLFSTHQERFLATLFTELCGIVVEVNDDSPKMVCKTCVESLGQAHELRQRCIDSDKLLRQIAARKQKEANPKQTDDRANDEDAMDAFSRNMYTVGAHSVMLLGGNGGVDGGSMPDYNPEATSLAQEQRLPKGFVELLNSTSARPRVSETAQGCCGCELSFQTEAALQEHSLVAHYSERIVCDARPYECPVCYKRFVDGPSLAVHGLSRTLCYRCRYCEKRFNDRRQLQLHEKYHRRKYVSVSAEQTASECGICGQSFRCRASLKAHIRRLHTTEPHAEQLIYKCGQCERRFARRTHLRSHEISHSDATPHGCGVCGLKFKRKQHLVAHRKIHDGTERTYKCRHCGAGFVHQSTRAYHEISKHTGAYPFSCWVCGKHFFRKPMFDKHMARHGQE; from the exons ATGTCGCAAAACTGTTGCCGCATCTGCTTGGGGACTAATCCGCGGCCAGAATCCTTTCAATCGCTCTTTTCGACCCATCAGGAGCgatttttggccacactgtTCACCGAGTTGTGCGGGATTGTG GTGGAAGTGAACGATGATTCACCGAAAATGGTTTGCAAAACATGCGTGGAGAGCCTCGGACAGGCCCACGAACTGCGGCAGCGGTGCATAGATTCCGACAAACTGCTCCGGCAGATTGCAGCTAGGAAGCAGAAAGAAGCGAATCCGAAGCAAACCGACGACCGTGCGAACGATGAGGACGCGATGGATGCCTTTTCGCGGAACATGTACACGGTCGGCGCACACTCTGTGATGCTGCTCGGGGGCAACggtggtgttgatggtggCTCGATGCCGGACTATAATCCGGAAGCTACGAGCCTCGCCCAGGAGCAGCGGCTTCCGAAAGGGTTCGTCGAGCTGCTGAACTCCACATCGGCGCGACCGCGTGTCAGCGAGACAGCGCAAGGTTGCTGCGGGTGTGAGTTGTCCTTCCAAACGGAAGCCGCCCTACAGGAACACTCGCTAGTGGCGCACTACAGCGAACGCATCGTTTGCGATGCCCGGCCGTACGAGTGTCCCGTTTGCTATAAACGATTCGTCGATGGTCCATCACTGGCGGTTCACGGGCTTTCTCGCACTCTTTGTTACCGGTGCCGCTACTGCGAGAAGCGTTTCAACGACCGGCgtcagctgcagctgcacgaAAAGTATCACCGGCGGAAGTACGTGTCCGTTAGCGCAGAGCAGACCGCAAGCGAGTGTGGCATTTGTGGGCAATCGTTTCGGTGCCGGGCGAGCTTGAAGGCACACATCCGACGGCTTCACACAACGGAGCCGCATGCCGAGCAACTGATATACAAGTGTGGCCAGTGTGAGCGCAGGTTTGCGCGCCGGACGCATCTGCGATCGCACGAAATTTCACACTCCGATGCGACACCGCACGGCTGCGGCGTGTGTGGGTTAAAGTTCAAGCGAAAGCAGCATCTGGTGGCCCACCGGAAGATTCACGACGGCACCGAGCGGACCTATAAGTGTCGGCACTGTGGTGCCGGCTTCGTTCACCAATCAACCCGGGCCTACCACGAGATCAGCAAGCACACCGGGGCCTACCCGTTTTCGTGCTGGGTTTGTGGGAAGCACTTTTTCCGCAAGCCTATGTTCGATAAGCACATGGCCCGACACGGCCAAGAATGA
- the LOC131212110 gene encoding myotubularin-related protein 2 isoform X1 yields MPTMEHHGTTDFHRSSNSLDSDSKSSSLNSKHGMDTIVANESGFTYLSGENMQDRKNDVSYICPFSGPAIGTLTITNYRLHFRSQPATDKDPVIVVDCPLGAVSRIEKVGGVSSRGENSYGIDIFCKDMRNLRFAHKQENHSRRTVFEKLQLYAFPRANEGHLFAFNYREKFTEDGWSVYEPVAELRRMGVNSANNDTWRITRINEGYEICDSYPSVWAVPKTAKDDLLKQVAAFRSRNRLPVLCWIHPKSLATITRCSQPLVGVGGKRSEADETYINLIMEANAQSDKLSIIDARPSANAIANKAKGGGYESEDAYKNVELTFLDIHNIHVMRESLRKLKEICFPANDDHKWLSAVESTLWLKHIKCILGGAVRIVDRIENMRMSVVVHCSDGWDRTSQLTALSMLLLDPYYRTLKGFEVLIEKEWLSFGHKFEQRIGHGDNHHSDADRSPVFLQFIDCVWQISKQFPHALEFNEYFLITILDHLYSCRFGTFLFNTERERVANDLKNRTVSLWSFINSSHEEYRNPLYGGLSNYLSSMPVQTVLRPVVSMRHIRLWKGLYCRWNPSMRQQDPIYQRTRELLALQAELSKQLEDCRTERVLN; encoded by the exons ATGCCTACGATGGAGCACCACGGGACTACCGATTTTCATCGCAGCTCCAATTCGCTCGATTCGGACTCCAAGTCCAGTTCGCTCAACTCGAAGCACGGCATGGACACGATC GTCGCCAACGAGTCCGGCTTCACGTATCTGTCCGGTGAGAACATGCAGGACCGGAAGAACGACGTTTCGTACATCTGCCCATTCAGTGGGCCAGCGATCGGTACGCTCACGATCACCAACTATCGGTTGCACTTCCGCTCgcaaccggccaccgacaAGGATCCGGTCATAGTCGTGGATTGTCCGCTCGGTGCCGTTAGTCGCATCGAGAAGGTCGGTGGTGTTAGTTCGCGCGGTGAAAATTCGTACGGTATCGACATCTTCTGTAAGGATATGCGCAATCTGCGGTTTGCGCACAAACAGGAGAACCACTCGCGTCGTACGGTGTTCGAGAAGCTGCAGCTCTATGCCTTCCCGAGGGCCAACGAAGGCCATCTGTTTGCGTTCAACTACCGGGAAAAGTTCACCGAAGACGGGTGGAGCGTGTacgaaccggtggccgagtTGCGGCGGATGGGAGTGAACAGTGCGAACAACGATACGTGGCGCATAACGCGGATCAACGAGGGGTACGAAATCTGCGACAGCTATCCGTCGGTCTGGGCCGTACCGAAAACGGCAAAGGATGATCTGTTGAAGCAAGTGGCGGCTTTTCGGTCACGCAATCGGTTACCGGTGCTGTGCTGGATACATCCGAAGTCGCTGGCGACGATCACCCGATGCTCGCAGCCCCTGGTCGGGGTCGGTGGCAAGCGCAGTGAGGCGGACGAAACGTACATCAATCTCATTATGGAAGCGAACGCCCAGTCGGACAAGCTGTCGATCATCGATGCGCGCCCGAGCGCCAATGCGATCGCCAACAAGGCGAAAGGCGGTGGCTACGAGTCGGAGGACGCGTACAAGAACGTCGAGCTCACGTTTCTCGACATCCACAACATCCACGTGATGCGGGAGAGCTTGCGCAAGCTGAAGGAAATCTGCTTCCCGGCCAACGACGATCACAAGTGGCTGTCAGCGGTCGAGAGCACACTCTGGTTGAAGCACATCAAATGCATCTtgggcggtgcggtgcggattGTCGACCGG ATCGAAAACATGCGCAtgtcggtggtggtccacTGTTCCGACGGATGGGATCGTACATCGCAGCTGACGGCCCtttcgatgctgctgctcgatccTTACTATCGCACACTGAAAGGCTTCGAGGTGCTGATCGAGAAGGAATGGCTCAGCTTTGGTCACAAATTCGAGCAG CGTATCGGTCACGGTGATAACCACCATTCGGACGCGGATCGTTCGCCCGTGTTTTTACAGTTTATCGACTGCGTGTGGCAAATATCGAAGCAGTTCCCGCACGCCCTCGAGTTTAACGAGTATTTCCTCATTACCATTCTGGACCATCTGTATTCGTGTCGGTTCGGGACGTTCCTGTTCAATACCGAGCGGGAGCGAGTTGCGAACG ATCTCAAGAACCGTACCGTTTCGCTGTGGTCATTCATCAACTCGTCGCACGAAGAGTACCGCAATCCACTGTACGGTGGGCTCAGCAACTATCTCAGCTCGATGCCGGTCCAAACGGTACTGCGGCCGGTGGTCAGCATGCGGCACATACGGCTCTGGAAGGGTCTGTACTGCCGCTGGAATCCCAGCATGCGGCAGCAAGATCCGATCTACCAGCGAACGCGTGAACTGCTGGCCCTGCAGGCGGAACTCAGCAAGCAGCTGGAAGACTGCCGGACGGAACGTGTCCTTAACTAG
- the LOC131212110 gene encoding myotubularin-related protein 2 isoform X2, which translates to MPTMEHHGTTDFHRSSNSLDSDSKSSSLNSKHGMDTIVRVSGFTYLSGENMQDRKNDVSYICPFSGPAIGTLTITNYRLHFRSQPATDKDPVIVVDCPLGAVSRIEKVGGVSSRGENSYGIDIFCKDMRNLRFAHKQENHSRRTVFEKLQLYAFPRANEGHLFAFNYREKFTEDGWSVYEPVAELRRMGVNSANNDTWRITRINEGYEICDSYPSVWAVPKTAKDDLLKQVAAFRSRNRLPVLCWIHPKSLATITRCSQPLVGVGGKRSEADETYINLIMEANAQSDKLSIIDARPSANAIANKAKGGGYESEDAYKNVELTFLDIHNIHVMRESLRKLKEICFPANDDHKWLSAVESTLWLKHIKCILGGAVRIVDRIENMRMSVVVHCSDGWDRTSQLTALSMLLLDPYYRTLKGFEVLIEKEWLSFGHKFEQRIGHGDNHHSDADRSPVFLQFIDCVWQISKQFPHALEFNEYFLITILDHLYSCRFGTFLFNTERERVANDLKNRTVSLWSFINSSHEEYRNPLYGGLSNYLSSMPVQTVLRPVVSMRHIRLWKGLYCRWNPSMRQQDPIYQRTRELLALQAELSKQLEDCRTERVLN; encoded by the exons ATGCCTACGATGGAGCACCACGGGACTACCGATTTTCATCGCAGCTCCAATTCGCTCGATTCGGACTCCAAGTCCAGTTCGCTCAACTCGAAGCACGGCATGGACACGATCGTAAGAGTT TCCGGCTTCACGTATCTGTCCGGTGAGAACATGCAGGACCGGAAGAACGACGTTTCGTACATCTGCCCATTCAGTGGGCCAGCGATCGGTACGCTCACGATCACCAACTATCGGTTGCACTTCCGCTCgcaaccggccaccgacaAGGATCCGGTCATAGTCGTGGATTGTCCGCTCGGTGCCGTTAGTCGCATCGAGAAGGTCGGTGGTGTTAGTTCGCGCGGTGAAAATTCGTACGGTATCGACATCTTCTGTAAGGATATGCGCAATCTGCGGTTTGCGCACAAACAGGAGAACCACTCGCGTCGTACGGTGTTCGAGAAGCTGCAGCTCTATGCCTTCCCGAGGGCCAACGAAGGCCATCTGTTTGCGTTCAACTACCGGGAAAAGTTCACCGAAGACGGGTGGAGCGTGTacgaaccggtggccgagtTGCGGCGGATGGGAGTGAACAGTGCGAACAACGATACGTGGCGCATAACGCGGATCAACGAGGGGTACGAAATCTGCGACAGCTATCCGTCGGTCTGGGCCGTACCGAAAACGGCAAAGGATGATCTGTTGAAGCAAGTGGCGGCTTTTCGGTCACGCAATCGGTTACCGGTGCTGTGCTGGATACATCCGAAGTCGCTGGCGACGATCACCCGATGCTCGCAGCCCCTGGTCGGGGTCGGTGGCAAGCGCAGTGAGGCGGACGAAACGTACATCAATCTCATTATGGAAGCGAACGCCCAGTCGGACAAGCTGTCGATCATCGATGCGCGCCCGAGCGCCAATGCGATCGCCAACAAGGCGAAAGGCGGTGGCTACGAGTCGGAGGACGCGTACAAGAACGTCGAGCTCACGTTTCTCGACATCCACAACATCCACGTGATGCGGGAGAGCTTGCGCAAGCTGAAGGAAATCTGCTTCCCGGCCAACGACGATCACAAGTGGCTGTCAGCGGTCGAGAGCACACTCTGGTTGAAGCACATCAAATGCATCTtgggcggtgcggtgcggattGTCGACCGG ATCGAAAACATGCGCAtgtcggtggtggtccacTGTTCCGACGGATGGGATCGTACATCGCAGCTGACGGCCCtttcgatgctgctgctcgatccTTACTATCGCACACTGAAAGGCTTCGAGGTGCTGATCGAGAAGGAATGGCTCAGCTTTGGTCACAAATTCGAGCAG CGTATCGGTCACGGTGATAACCACCATTCGGACGCGGATCGTTCGCCCGTGTTTTTACAGTTTATCGACTGCGTGTGGCAAATATCGAAGCAGTTCCCGCACGCCCTCGAGTTTAACGAGTATTTCCTCATTACCATTCTGGACCATCTGTATTCGTGTCGGTTCGGGACGTTCCTGTTCAATACCGAGCGGGAGCGAGTTGCGAACG ATCTCAAGAACCGTACCGTTTCGCTGTGGTCATTCATCAACTCGTCGCACGAAGAGTACCGCAATCCACTGTACGGTGGGCTCAGCAACTATCTCAGCTCGATGCCGGTCCAAACGGTACTGCGGCCGGTGGTCAGCATGCGGCACATACGGCTCTGGAAGGGTCTGTACTGCCGCTGGAATCCCAGCATGCGGCAGCAAGATCCGATCTACCAGCGAACGCGTGAACTGCTGGCCCTGCAGGCGGAACTCAGCAAGCAGCTGGAAGACTGCCGGACGGAACGTGTCCTTAACTAG
- the LOC131212109 gene encoding beta-1,3-glucosyltransferase — MYKVALPFPSLLLLPVVLLLMAPVLCGAGASLAANELSFLVLSQPAKFNAARARSLRFSIAEQLRKELGQETEPNEPDNVFLSHELFPGHDGAWAITPILRHVRAALLKATRWLIVCEEQSHVNVSLLARHLAKEDYREKLFLGYPLYDREATIIHHFAFFKNPSGFRYPYVRAGVALTVPLVDHLVELISDAAPSPGPALSDFSIDAAHEFALLVWRQGAGYPLQPRRYFCANPAPDCAIQVVTAADAEEPDCTHKPTTVGQIMFAVKTCHKYHGDRIPVLKRTWTRFVQHLRYFSDVPDPSIPTVVATVPNTNAGHCAKTLEILQLIGNELRFNGSLQAIQWVMLVDDDTILSPSSLARFLSCYDPDRDLYLGERYGYHLMGTDGYSYVTGGGGIVLSVAVLDALQQTCECPAPSSPDDMILAACLQRLGVRPIHSALFHQARPTDYAPELLDPRRTVSFHKHWQIDPHQVYNRWFRQSDEQYHSASAWSEASWIYRRDSYPLQPSPPITNSRNEQNDSIREHRERDSGDTDDKPPSVRQPANPHGGQPHHPARASVSSAPDRNVPLAGFTDAPQHIVRPHWCASNELQSNGEALLLRQQNLPESANIIKHTDL, encoded by the exons ATGTATAAAGTTGCACTGCCGTTtccgtcgctgctgctgcttccggtggtgctgctgctgatggcacCGGTCCTGTGCGGGGCCGGTGCATCGCTCG CTGCGAATGAGTTATCGTTTCTGGTGTTGAGCCAACCGGCAAAGTTCAACGCAGCGCGGGCACGCTCCCTGAGGTTCAGCATCGCCGAGCAGTTGAGGAAGGAACTGGGCCAG gaaacggaacccAACGAGCCGGACAATGTTTTCCTCTCGCACGAACTCTTCCCCGGCCACGACGGAGCGTGGGCCATTACACCGATCCTGCGGCACGTCCGGGCGGCACTGCTGAAGGCGACCCGGTGGCTGATCGTCTGCGAGGAGCAGAGCCACGTCAACGTGAGTCTATTAGCGCGCCACTTAGCCAAGGAGGATTACCGGGAG AAGTTATTCCTTGGCTACCCGCTGTACGACCGGGAGGCGACCATAATTCATcatttcgcctttttcaaaaACCCGTCCGGCTTCCGCTACCCGTACGTGCGGGCCGGCGTCGCCCTGACCGTGCCCCTCGTTGACCACCTGGTCGAGCTGATCTCCGACGCCGCCCCGTCCCCCGGTCCGGCCCTGTCCGATTTTTCCATCGACGCTGCCCACGAGTTCGCGCTGCTCGTCTGGCGCCAGGGGGCCGGATATCCGCTGCAACCGAGGCGCTACTTTTGTGCCAACCCCGCGCCGGACTGTGCGATTCAGGTGGTCACAGCGGCGGATGCGGAGGAACCCGATTGT ACCCACAAACCGACCACCGTTGGGCAAATTATGTTTGCCGTGAAAACATGCCACAAGTACCACGGAGATCGCATTCCCGTCCTCAAGCGCACCTGGACCAGGTTTGTGCAGCATTTGCGGTACTTTAGCGATGTCCCTG ATCCATCGAtaccgacggtggtggcgaccgTGCCCAATACCAATGCCGGCCACTGCGCCAAGACGCTCGAGATTCTGCAGCTGATCGGGAACGAGCTGCGGTTTAATGGCAGCTTGCAAGCCATCCAATGGGTGATGCTGGTCGATGATGATACGATACTAAG TCCATCGTCACTGGCGCGGTTCCTGAGCTGCTACGATCCGGATCGCGATCTGTACCTCGGCGAACGATACGGGTACCACCTGATGGGCACGGACGGCTACAGCTACGtgaccggtggcggtggcatcgTGCTCAGCGTGGCCGTCCTGGACGCACTGCAGCAAACGTGCGAGTGTCCGGCACCGTCCTCACCGGACGACATGATACTCGCGGCGTGCCTGCAACGGTTAGGCGTTCGGCCGATCCACTCGGCACTGTTCCACCAGGCACGGCCCACGGACTATGCGCCCGAGCTGCTCGACCCCCGGCGAACCGTTTCGTTCCACAAACACTGGCAAATCGATCCGCACCAGGTGTACAACAGGTGGTTCCGGCAGTCCGACGAACAGTATCACTCCGCGTCCGCATGGTCCGAAGCGAGCTGGATCTATCGACGCGATTCCTACCCGCTCCAGCCCTCGCCGCCCATCACGAACAGTCGGAATGAGCAAAACGATAGCATTCGTGAGCATCGCGAACGCGACAGCGGCGACACCGACGATAAACCGCCGTCtgttcgccagccagccaatccCCACGGTGGCCAGCCTCATCATCCCGCACGGGCGAGTGTTTCAAGCGCACCCGACCGAAAtgttccgctggctggcttcaCGGACGCACCGCAACATATCGTACGGCCACATTGGTGCGCCAGTAATGAGCTTCAATCAAACGGTGAGGCGCTTCTGCTGCGTCAGCAGAACCTGCCGGAGTCGGCAAACATAATTAAACACACCGATCTGTAG